A DNA window from Actinomadura coerulea contains the following coding sequences:
- a CDS encoding GNAT family N-acetyltransferase — protein MSRRLVNITLDNLDDLPHRCRGCVFWELDPVSRDRAQESGDAGLEKEAWISSTLLEWGSCGKIVYVDDVPAGFVMYAPPLYVPRSVAFPTSPVSADAVLLMTAHILPEFSGGGIGRMLVQGVAKDLTRRAVKAIEAFGDLKGEEGGCMVPADYLLSVGFKTVRPHHRYPRLRLELKSALSWREDVEVALERLLGSMTPEGALRPV, from the coding sequence GTGTCGCGTCGTCTCGTCAACATCACGCTGGACAATCTCGATGATCTGCCGCACCGCTGCCGCGGCTGCGTGTTCTGGGAGCTGGACCCGGTGAGCCGGGACCGGGCCCAGGAGAGCGGAGACGCGGGCCTGGAGAAGGAGGCGTGGATCTCCTCGACGCTCCTGGAGTGGGGCAGCTGCGGCAAGATCGTCTACGTGGACGACGTCCCGGCGGGGTTCGTCATGTACGCGCCGCCGCTGTACGTGCCGCGTTCGGTGGCGTTCCCGACGAGCCCGGTGAGCGCGGACGCGGTCCTGCTGATGACGGCGCACATCCTGCCGGAGTTCTCGGGAGGCGGCATCGGCCGGATGCTCGTCCAGGGGGTCGCGAAGGACCTGACGCGGCGCGCCGTGAAGGCGATCGAAGCGTTCGGCGACCTGAAGGGCGAGGAGGGCGGGTGCATGGTGCCCGCCGACTACCTGCTGTCGGTCGGCTTCAAGACCGTCCGGCCGCACCACCGGTACCCGCGGCTGCGGCTGGAGCTGAAGTCGGCGCTGTCCTGGCGTGAGGACGTCGAGGTGGCGCTGGAGCGGCTCCTGGGCTCCATGACTCCTGAAGGGGCGCTGCGGCCCGTCTGA